The genomic interval TCAGCGTATccgatggggggtgggggggaggttATCGGAAACATCTAAATCACCAAAATATGAGGtgatgagggagagagagagagagagagagagagagagagagagagagagagagagagagagagagagagagagaacaccaaACTCAGAACTTAGTACACAagaataaaggttttaggcttagcctgatcttccaacctgtccttttaACATAATGTCATCAGACAAGTctaaaactaaaataaaataataaaaaaacatAGCAGCAATGCATCGTTAAATGGGATCATAAAACAGGCTGTTTAGTTTCaagaaggagggagaggggtTCGAGGAAGTCCGCATTCAGattcactttctttctttctttctttctttatttggtgtttaacgtcgttttcaaccattcaaggttatatcgcgacggctcaGATTCACTAAACATACATATAAAATGAAaaacttaagagcattgcatacataatCAGAATACTCAAAAACACTAGATTTCAGGGGGCAGTTTATATCGTCgccaagttgtgtgtgtgcacccgcCTTTAAAGGTTTTACAGATGTGGATCGCTGATTTCAATTGGTAAAGAGTTCTACAGAGAGTATCCTGACAAAGCTTGATTTATACGAGGAATTGGTGGGaataaattttgagacccatacgtCTTCGTAACGTGTGTATGATACGTTGCACATATTTGGGTACATCACCATGACCTATTTTAAACTTAAAGACAGCCGTATTGTATGCAAGATTGGTTTTGAGGGGAAGGAATTTAgggctgagagagaaagagagagagagagagagagagagagagagagagagagagagagagagagagagtagtcaaatcgcccagccgaccacggagggccatatcagggcggtgccgctttgacatataacgtgcgccacacacaagacagaagttgcagcacaggcttcatgtctcacccagtcacattattctgacaccggaccaaccagtcccagcactaaccccataatgccagacgccaggcggatcaggcactagattgccaattttaaagtcttaggaatgacccggccggggttcgaacccacgacctcccgatcacggggcggacgccttaccactaggccaaccgtgccggtagttcTTGGATGTCTTTTGAATTGCCAAGAGCGATTACCAAAATATCGCTCCGTACATCATACTGGAGACAAGCTTCCAGCAACAATCCTGTCGCACAATGATTTAAACAACCGAAACAAGAacttcctccgaggtaggaaaaacacccccgttggtcaaagggaaataaccattctcactgccaccaactgagaaggttatttccctttgaccattaatatgtgcctctataagtccttgtagaatcttaatccaccaataactccctaaccgtgtgtttgactggtcccaatttttgtaagaaccgtctcaggaatgtatagaacctgttcaccaagtttggtgacgatcggtccgttcattcttgagatctatatgcgaacacaaacacacaaacaaacacatcgagtgaatcctatacacacccctataccgggggtgtaaatagccACTCACTCTCCAATAATTATTTACATAAGTTTGGAAAcgtaataaataataatgatcaACCCCTTTAAAAAAGCGAGAGTCCCGATTCACAgttccaagcgctttacaattccaataaacaccacacacacacacacacacacacacacacacacacacgcacacacacacacgtacacacacacacacacacacacacacacacacacacacacaattcatgACAATAGAAATACGACCTTCACGTCTGTATGTCTATCTCCAGGTCGTACTTTGTACTGTGCCTGGTAGGGGTTGTCCGGGTAAGCGGTCTCCAACAGACACAGGTGGAGAACAGCTTTCAGAAGAACGACGGTGAGTGTGCGATGTGCGCACCGACATATttacacatatttacacacgcacacacacacgcacgcacgcacacacacacacacacacacatacgcacacacacacacacacacacatacacacacacacacacacacactagttaCTTTTGGATATAATTAAAATTGATAATGTTCTATATTCCGAgatccccccctcctccctcccccccccccccccccccccccgccgaaAAGTTGTCTTTACCACAGAAGCAAAACGGGGCTATCTAATCTAAGAAATGCTCAATCTGTCTTTTTTCCCCACCCTTTTGGTAGGAAGCTATTTTAACAttttatatcccatgaccttccttctttgtctctgttattctaGTGAGTAAATCTAGCGCGATATTGCTCCGTAGGCATCAACTTCGGCCATGACCGTGCCCAGGACAATAACCTGCGCAGCCGCAGTGAAGAAGAAAAGGTAAATCGTGAATGAAAGGATGACGTTTATAATGGGACCCAAtcacatttcaatcaatcaatatgaggcttttatcgcgcgtattcctgggtacagttctaagcgcagggatttttttatttttttatttttttatttttatgcaatttatatcgcgcacatattcaaggcgcagggatttatttataccgtgtgagatggaattttttttacacaatacatcacgcattcacatcggccagcagatcgcagccatttcggcgcatatcctacttttcacagcctattattccaagtcacacgggtatttgccaccaagacccttgtttcttcctacattctttctcgattagactacggacattctgttctcattggctgtcctcagtctgtcatccatcctttACAGCGCGTTAAAAATTCTGCAGCCCGGCTTGTCTGCAAAGCCCCTCGGTCCCAGTCCTGTTCCCCCTTGCTAAAGAAACTTCATTGGCTccctgtagagctgagaatccaatataagtgctgctgtatctgctacaaaataatatctggctcagccccatcctacctgtctgacctgttcacactctatacaccctcacgatccctccgctcctctgtagacactagaatattccgtctatcttcttttagtcgcaaacagcacggccagagagccttctcccactctgctgccgttgcgtggaactctctcccttactctatccgacactgccaaacattttgttccttcaaatcaaaccttaaaacacacttcttcacacagtattttgattaattttatttcaatatggtgcatttttgatcaggtgtttgaatgtttgaatgttttgcctgtgttagtatgcttgcagcttgtattgatgtagtgttttgttgttcacttgtgtgctgaatgctgctgcacatgctttttatatttagtcaagttttgactaaatgttttaacgtagaggggggaatcgagacgagggtcgtggtgtatgtgtgtctgtgtgtctgtgtgtgtgtgtagagcgattcagactaaactactggaccgatctttatgaaatttgacatgagagttcctgggtatgaaatccccagacgtttttttcattttttcgataaatgtcttttatgacgtcatatccggcttttcgtgaaagttgaggcggcactgtcacgctctcatttttcaaccaaattggttgaaattttggtcaaataatcttcgacaaagcccggactttggtattgcatttcagcttggtggcttaaaaattaatttatgactttggtcattaaaaatctgaaaattgtaaaaatataattattttaataaaacgatccacatttacgttcatcttattccccatcattttctgattccaaaaacatatacatatgttatatttggattaaaaacaagctctgaaaattaaaaatataaaattattatcaaaattaaattgtccaaatcaatttaaaaacactttcatcttattccttgtcggttcctgattccaaaaacatatagatatgatatgtttggattacaaacacgctcagaaagttaaaacgaagagaggtacagaaaagcgtgctatccttctcagcgcaagtactaccccgctcttcttgtcaatttcactgcctttgccgtgcgcggtggactgacgatgctacgagtatacggtcttgctgcgttgcattgcgttcagtttcattctgagttcgacagctacttgactaaatgttatattttcgccttacgcgacttgtttgctttgctttgtatgtatatgtatgtttgtttgttttttcatattttatttttattgtaaagcgcttagagaacgtaaagcgctctataaatctcccatattattattattattattattattattattttatcatTATTATCTGACCTCTTGATTCTGACCATTTACCCTTTCTTGGCAATCTGGCCGTGATGGAAAGTCGTACCAATTCATAGTTTCATTCTACTTACTGCGACCCCATTCtaataatcatcggtccacgctatcgctctgtctctctgacaggatgaatAATTACTACGCGCATTAAAGGGAAATCTATCacaacaagaatacagagttatctcccatatgtttttcgctaatgggTCTGATAACagacgaaagacgaacgtgattgtagaatggccgactttgacagtgatctccgttctgttcttcacagttataatacagacatcgttctaagatcaaaacaagtcgaaattttgagactgctgtgggaatgagaccgtgatattgttgcatcactcccaactggttacggaaaaagtcgtctgctccgtagccattttgttatgatcacgtgacgaagttgattatcacgtgacactgttGCCATATTTGGAGtagtttgcacagtaaatacatccgcgtaAGATAGCTCACTTGAAAatgtcttacataacaattcctttctaaattaaaaaaaatacacaacaccatgaaaaattattatcgacgatcgtgatctgcttatatcaataacacattacaaaaagcttgaaatatgtaaaacaaaaaattcgatttcctctccagagaaggaaaacaaaagcATCCTGTCAGgaataaatgagacccgaagggaagtaactcattttgacctgagttcaggatgactgCGACCCCAtctcatcttgaacacacggccagtacagtgtaactggccttgacacggaacgatccaagggggacaatctcagtcatctgaaagagggaaatccaaactcaatccgctttgttcgattttatgggcttggacgatagagaaaaataagaaaagcaaaagctggagtccagtctggacgaaactgctatcaagaacgcagaattgatttttgtctgtgggtttgttttttttttgccgtaagcgccatgtttatcggagcaggaaactcttccagagtgaggccccttcgtTGATGCATGTCAACAAGCATCAGATGTGCGAGAAGCGAAATTGTGCCGCAACTTCAGTTTTAGCTCGACACGGCGCTTAcggaaaaaaaaaactcagaaaaaataaattctgcgttcttgatagcagtttcgtccagactggactccagcttttgcttttcttatttttctctatcgtccaagcccataaaatcgaacaaagcggattgcgtttggatttccctctttcagatgattgagattgccccccttggatcgttccgtatcAAGTCCAGTTACACGGTagtggccgtgtgttcaagatggacCCCATCTGTGCTCCGAACGTCGAACTATCCGTGGCAGCTTTTATTTTACAGCCtcatggctcgtttcgacataCAATAAACAGATGAAATTAACCATAGACAGTTCCTTTCTGTAGCAAATTGCAAACGCATCATTGCGTCCTTGTTGGGTGGTGTTGACCACAGACCACGACGGACTagtccaaacaaaaacaaatcacgtcaaagtctctttcgatTTGCGTGTTACTTGGCCATGACGTCTTTTTATGTCCTATCTGTTTAGACTCACAGACCCAATGGCAGTAAAGCGGAGCAAGCCACTCGAAAGTGACTGGAATCGTCAAGATGAATAAGAcgtttggaaataaaagacGAGTCACTGAATCTATGCGTTGtcacactctgtgtgtgtgtgtgtgtgtgtgtgtgtgtgtgtgtgtgtgtgtgtttgtgcctgcgtgcgtgcgtgtgtgtgtgtgtgtatgtgtgcgtgtgtgtggggggggtatgtgtgtgtgtgtgtgtgtgcagatgtgTCTATAGGCAgggggccggactaggggggttacaggggttgcgcaacccccccccccccccatctgaCTTAAGCATGTACccccaaacgctttttttttggggggggtgaggggggttgCATCGAATTTACCTTtgtcgttcaaggagaggcttcctttccctccagaaacatcaaacaagtcgcgtaaggcgaaaatacaacatttagtcaagctcagtcgaactcacagaatgaaactgaacgcactgcatttttgtggcaaaggcagtgaaattgacaatccagaaaagcgcggaaGCGgtagcgctgaggaggatagcacgcttttctatatctctattctttttaactttctgaacgtgtttttaatccaaacatatcatatctatatgtttttggaatcaggaacggacaaggaataagatgacattgtttctaaatcgattttggaaatttaattttaatcataatttttatgtttttaattttcagagcttgtttttaatccgaatataacatatgtatatgtttttggaatcagaaaatgatgaacaagataaacgtaattttggatcgttttataaaaaaataattttaattgcaattttcagatttttaatgaccaaagtcattaattaatttttaagccttcaagctgaaatgcaataccaagtccggccttcgtcgaagattgcttgaccaaaatttcaatcaatttgattgaaaaatgagggtgtgacagtgccgcctcaacttttacaaaatgccggatatgacgtcatcaaagacatttatcgaaaaaatgaaaaaaacgtctggggatatcatacccaggaactctcatgaaaaatgtcaaaaagtagtttactctgaatcgctctacacacacacacacacacacagacacaccacgaccctcgtctcgattccccctctatgttaaaacatttagtcaaaacttgactaaatgtaaaaacgttcagcttcaagggggcgaagcccccttgcaACGGCCCAgcaagggggctttgccccctggaccTCCAcccgtaaccccccccccccctaatacttacctagtccggccctgataggTTTGTGTAggctatatgtgtgtgcgtgtgtgtgggtatgtgtgtgcgcgtgtgtgtgcaggtgagtgtgtgtatgagtgtgtgccTAGTTCGCGTCTGTCAAGAATTGCTCCTCCGGTTACAGACGTGATGTAAGCAACGGGTGGCTGTCGATCAAACAGAGCCAATAGCAATCATGCAGGTCGTAGGCAAATCGTATGTTTAGAGAGACTGGCCACTGGATAAGGCGTAGACCGTTAAACATAAAGGGTAACGGTAGGTCGAGCTTTATTACGCTGAGAATATAATATTTTCAAAAGTAGGAACTGTCTCCAATCTTATGTTATACCTCTTTAAACACTACGCAAGAAAACAGCAATGGTAACAATGAAAACGACAAACCTTGCAGTAGATGTCCCCCGGAACATACACTTGGTCGTTGATGCGCGGTATGAACGCAGTCATAATAAGAGCGAGCGAGTGTGCATGTACCGAGAATGTCTCGGGTGCGTTAACATGTCATCCTTAAAAAGTCAcacacgagtgtgtgtgtgtgtacgtgtgtgtgtgcgcgtttacATCTGTTCATGGATGCGTGTCTGTGTTCAGATAATAATGTGTGCACAAGAGTTTTTACATTCAccaaagaaacacaaacatgaaACACGTACGACTGCAACCTTTTATTATGATATCTTTTCAGAATTTGATTTTCATATTAAAGCTATGAGAGTAACAACTTCTTTGATATTGAGCATAATCTAAGACGAACAGGGGAAAGACACAGAAAAAACCTCTAAACAGGAACATCAACAACTACAACAGCAAAAGGTCATTATGTCAAagatgttgttgtcgttgttgttgttgttgtagtttggtggttgtttgttgttgttgcggttgttgttgtttattaaGCCAATTACTACGACTGAAAATATGGTGACGTTGAAGTCTGTTACGTTCCATGTAACCAagcagagttacctcccttccttctaCTTTCTCTGCACACACTTTTCGTAGATCTCTGCACAAACAGAGTACAATTTTTTCAGGCAACGCTAAACACAATCAAATAAACGAGATTCAGCGATAAACGATTATATTTGGCATTGACCTATTGAAGAAAGCAGCAAACTGCAAatatgaggtaaaacaaatgtttggAAGAAAATAATATATATGGCGAATTAAAAACAATCACTCTCTGTgtatatgtctttgtctgtctatcaCCAATCAACAAACTGTGTTAACTAACCAACCATTTTAGCAAGGTTAGCAAGGTAGTATAAAACACTACGAAGTAGTAGTTACCCCCCACTCTCTTAcccaccaaccaaacaaccaaccagccaacaagcAAGCAACTAAGCAAACAACCAACTTAACCAGCCAACCAAAAGGCCATAATTGATTTACCTATGTACGCTTTCAGTCGAGCGATTTCATCTTCATCCAAGGTTCCATCTTTGTTATCTGCACACAAAAGGAAGATATAGTCAGGATATCAAGTCACTTTGCCTACACAATGTATTTGACGCGTACATGCGCTTTTCTCATATATCAGGCGTGCATGTCCCCCAGAACAAGAGACACACTAGAGGGGGCTCAACGTCCTCACAGTTCATTAGTTTATTTCAATTATGTCCTTTGAAGTATGTTGTAGTTGAGGATGTATTTGATGTGGCACCAGCCATCCCCTGTACAtacccatacatgtatgtattgtgcgtgtgtgtgtgtgtgtgtgtgtgtgtgtgtgtgagacggagagagagtgtgtgtttgtgtgtgtgtgtgtgtgtgtgtgtgtgtgtgtgtgtgtgaatgtgtgaatatgtgtgtgtgtgtgtgtgtgtttgtgagagaaggagtgagagtcagagtgtatgtgtgtgagagagagagagtgggagagagagagagagacagagagagtgagagagagagacagagagagagagagagagagagacagagagagagagtgggagagagagacagagagagagactgagagagagagagagagagagagagagagagagagagaagctgtcatgtttgatatatgtaccggttgtaacgggtcagttggcctaaacaataaactttctgagttctgagttcatTAGTTTATTAGGGACATAGTCAAGTTGACAGGATACATGTGAGGACAACTGGAGGATGACGGGGAAGAGATAGTTTGATGGGGGTAAGAAGTTTcgtaaattaaataaataattacgaTAATTTATaaggcgcacatatctcaccacgaGGCGACTccaggcgcactcatacacattctttcgcattccTGGAGCTCCTTTCAACAACGTGTTAGGCACGTGAACAGAACTcaggaggaagcatgctgggtatttttgtgtttctataatccaccgaactctgacatgaattacaggatcttttccgtgcgcacttggtcttgtgcttgtttgTACACACGCATACTGTacttgggagggggggggggggggggcgggggtgagaCCTCGCCGTCAATTGTGTAGGGGGCACCTGGGTTGTCAGTTCAAAGCCATGACAAGGCAAACACATCAGCAAAGGCAGCCGTTGTCAGTCGTGACGATTACAAACTCCCAACGGGTCTCCCCCAAGAAAACGCGTCAACAAGTATTCAAATAAAAAATGATCACCATCGTATAGATCTGATTAACAAAGGGAAATAAACGCTCTAAATATAGATACGGCGCGTGcaatagagtgagtgagagttgtgcGGAACCAGGTGTTTATGTATGTACGATAATGCTTttgattgttgtctttgtgctATGAGTAAAGCGGAACTAGGTGTTTATGTATGTACGATAATGCTTttgattgttgtctttgtgctATGAGTAAAGCGGAACCAGGTGTTTATGTATGTACGATAATGCTTttgattgttgtctttgtgctATGAGTAAAGCGGAACCAGGTGTTTATGTATGTACGATAATGCTTttgattgttgtctttgtgttatGAGTAATGCGATGTAgtgccaaaagacaaattgtcaTGTTCATGTgcaatgaaaatggacataaaagtattcttatcttattttatcttatcatattttatcttatcTCCTGGAACCTGAGAGAACAAGAAGCATTGAAATCAACAAGTTACTTTCATCCTCACTGTCATactaatacaaaaataaaacacattgattcaaaaaacacaaacaaaactatGATGATATCTCACCGTCGTTTTGATCAAAAGCATCCTCGTAGGAAGCCCGGGTCAGTCCAGACTGCGAGTTGACCCCAAAGTCCTGACAGGTTTCTTCCAGACCCAGGATTATTGGCTGGGGCAACTGGTCAGCGCACGGACACAGCCCTGCCTGTCGCTTGCCCACCTTGGACTTGACCCAGTTCTTGAACCTCTGTTGGTCAAGGGcagagtgtgtgtcagtgaccgTACGATTTTCGGGATGTCCATTTTTGCTTATGTGTTTACCACGTGTACTCAGTGACTAAATGACGCGACCTTAACAACTCACTAAGCCACAATCGATAATCTAGCTACCTGAACTCTTTCAGTCGccgtacatgtgtgtgcgtgtgcgtgtgtgtggatgtgtgtgtgtgtggatgtgtgtgtgtgtgtggatgtgtgtgtgtgtgtgcgtgtcagtgtgtggatgtgtgtgtggatgtgtgtatgtgtgtgcgtgtgcgtatgaatgtgtctgtgttagtgtttgtgtgtgtttgtgtgtgtgtttgtgtgtgtgtgtgtgtgtgtgtttcctttACATTTCTAACTACTTCCCTCCTCtgtaatttcttcttttttttactagagttccttccctttttatGTTCCCCTGCTATCTTTTAACCGCTTTTTGGTTCTTGTACTTACAGTCATCTTGTTGTGGAGACTATATAAGTAAGTatttcagtcagtcagtcaggtaACTAAGTAAGTACGTAGGTCATTCCAGAGTTAAGAAAGAACGTAGTTGAGTAGGGAAATTATTCAGAAGCTAAGTAGGAACGGAAGTAAGTGCGTGGCTACAACACGTGTATTTTTCCCTTTGTAATGTAATTTGTCAGGAAATAAAGAAGAACAAGTTGAGTAACTAGGTTATGGAATAAGCACATCAACAAGCAAGGCAAACAAgatgaagaatgaaaataacaaTAATGACTAGAAACACATGTATATCGACAAGAGCTACAAACCACGGTTGCGTTCTTGGCTTTGCCGGCCACTGTCTTAACGCCCGACTTGAATTTGTTCCAGCTCCGTCTGAACCAGCCCCCTCCCTCCGTGTCCGCCACCAGCACTGCGCTCACCACCAGTAGCACCAGAATCAACTTCTGCATCTATAggcaaatacacaaacacacagacaaacaatcaggcagacagacagacagacagagacagatagacagacaagacagacacagacatacatacaaaaacagacagacagacagacatgcacatagacagagaaatagagaaacTGACAGTTTCATTAATTTGCTAGAAACGGTTTACAAACTGTcatggacacagacagacatgaaagacactcatacacagacacatacacatcctctctctctctgtctttgtgtctgtctctgtctggctgtgtgtctctctctctctttctctctcgctctctctccacacacacacacacacgagcgcgcgCGTACGCATACAAAAACATTACCAAcaatgttcaacaaaaacaacaaaaacaacaacaacaaatacaaaaacaacaacaacataaagtGTTACTGGAAAAAAGCTACGGCTACCTTTGGGTGTTTCTGTTGTCTTCAATCTGACTGCAAAACTGTTCTGTTCCAAAGCTCTTCTGATCTCGCTATGGGCTCAGTCGCTGAcaatctactatataatactggtaggattttcggtggtttttcgattcctgtgaccaaaccgcgcggatttgtgccttctccttcggttgctatgccaacgtgacccaggaaatcgattccgctaggtcccgacttccaattttgtccacgaacaaagtttgaagaggt from Littorina saxatilis isolate snail1 linkage group LG7, US_GU_Lsax_2.0, whole genome shotgun sequence carries:
- the LOC138971873 gene encoding uncharacterized protein yields the protein MQKLILVLLVVSAVLVADTEGGGWFRRSWNKFKSGVKTVAGKAKNATVRFKNWVKSKVGKRQAGLCPCADQLPQPIILGLEETCQDFGVNSQSGLTRASYEDAFDQNDDNKDGTLDEDEIARLKAYIEIYEKCVQRK